In Luteitalea sp. TBR-22, one genomic interval encodes:
- a CDS encoding ATP-binding cassette domain-containing protein, whose product MSDVLRFDAVDVLFPRGPARSRARRLAAALADCDAGATRTEVAERHDVLVAVRAASLGVRRGELSVLVGPSGSGKSTLLRTANRLTAVTRGHVWITDGDSDVDVATCDQERLRQVRRRRVAMVFQQFALLPTRTVAENVALGLELRGDPPATRRAIVEEKLALVGLAGWGDRDVRELSGGMQQRVGIARALATDADVLLMDEPFSAVDALMRRKLQEELRALQQRVRKTILFVTHDLEEAALLGDRLSVMHDGRLVQSGTLDEVRAAPADPEVAAFVAQLRGV is encoded by the coding sequence GTGAGCGACGTGCTCCGCTTCGACGCCGTGGACGTGCTCTTCCCACGCGGCCCGGCGCGCTCGCGGGCGCGACGGCTGGCCGCCGCGCTGGCCGACTGCGATGCCGGCGCGACGCGGACGGAGGTTGCCGAGCGCCACGACGTGCTGGTCGCGGTGCGCGCGGCCTCGCTCGGGGTCAGGCGTGGCGAGCTCTCGGTGCTGGTCGGCCCCTCCGGATCCGGCAAGTCGACGCTGCTGCGGACGGCCAACCGGCTCACCGCCGTGACGCGGGGGCACGTGTGGATCACCGACGGCGACAGCGACGTCGACGTCGCCACCTGCGACCAGGAGCGCCTCCGGCAGGTCCGACGGCGGCGCGTCGCCATGGTCTTCCAGCAGTTCGCGCTGCTGCCGACGCGCACGGTGGCCGAGAACGTCGCGCTCGGCCTCGAGTTGCGCGGCGATCCCCCGGCGACGCGTCGGGCCATCGTCGAGGAGAAGCTCGCGCTGGTCGGCCTGGCCGGTTGGGGCGACCGCGACGTGCGCGAGTTGTCGGGCGGCATGCAGCAGCGTGTCGGCATCGCGCGCGCGCTCGCCACCGACGCCGACGTGCTGTTGATGGACGAGCCGTTCTCGGCCGTCGATGCCCTGATGCGCCGGAAGCTGCAGGAGGAGCTACGCGCACTGCAGCAACGGGTGCGCAAGACCATCCTGTTCGTGACCCACGACCTCGAGGAGGCCGCGCTGCTCGGCGACCGGCTGTCGGTGATGCACGATGGCCGCCTCGTGCAGTCCGGGACGCTCGACGAGGTGCGCGCGGCGCCCGCCGACCCGGAGGTCGCGGCGTTCGTCGCGCAATTGCGGGGCGTCTAG
- the choX gene encoding choline ABC transporter substrate-binding protein, translating to MSQSVADRRGWLVAAALLALTSPTFAQAPAPPDPDACRVVRLSDVGWTDVSATTAVLADLLTSLGYEPRTTVLSVPVTFASLRNADVDVFLGNWMPSQQEMLAPYLADHAVDVVATNLRGARYTLAVPAYLWDEGLRDFADIGRFRQALGGRIHGIEPGNEANETLLAMIRTGAAGLRGFTLVESSEQGMLAEVDRAVRARRPIVFLGWAPHPMNTRIALRYLSGGDAWFGPDYGGATVHTLTRRGYAAACPNVGRLLRNLVFTVDEENAWMDAILTQRRSPAEAARSWIASHPARREAWLTGVTARVPVSPPGATGAFEGDRRGSFERLITAHKLPLGRAATTLVDVARGHARGGFDLVSRIVAAVVGGAHAALTRTPAPLLMALLVAAAWWRRRSLALAVFVLAALLLIMNLGYWAATLETLALVLVAAGVSTAIGVPVGVLAARVPAVDAALRPVLDLMQTLPTFVYLTPTLVLFGLGVVPGLLSTVVFALPAPIRLTQLGIASVPRPLVEAGQAFGATPWQLLTKIELPSAASAILTGISQCIMLSLSMVVIAALVGAGGLGVPVVRALNTVQVGMGIEAGVAIVLVAIILDRLARPSDRNDRR from the coding sequence GTGTCGCAATCTGTCGCTGACCGGCGAGGCTGGCTCGTCGCGGCTGCGCTGCTGGCCCTGACGAGCCCGACGTTCGCGCAGGCGCCTGCGCCCCCTGACCCCGACGCCTGCCGGGTCGTTCGTCTCTCGGACGTCGGCTGGACCGACGTCAGCGCGACCACGGCCGTGCTGGCCGACCTCCTCACCTCCCTCGGGTACGAGCCCCGCACCACGGTGCTGTCGGTGCCGGTGACGTTCGCCTCGCTCCGCAACGCCGACGTCGACGTCTTCCTCGGCAACTGGATGCCGTCGCAGCAGGAGATGCTGGCGCCCTACCTCGCCGATCACGCCGTGGACGTCGTGGCGACCAACCTGCGAGGCGCGCGCTACACGCTGGCGGTGCCCGCCTACCTCTGGGACGAAGGCCTGCGCGACTTCGCCGACATCGGGCGCTTCCGCCAGGCGCTGGGAGGGCGCATCCACGGCATCGAGCCCGGCAACGAGGCCAACGAGACCCTGCTGGCGATGATCAGGACGGGCGCGGCAGGCCTGCGGGGCTTCACCCTGGTGGAATCGAGCGAGCAGGGCATGCTGGCCGAGGTGGACCGCGCGGTGCGTGCACGTCGGCCCATCGTGTTCCTGGGATGGGCGCCCCATCCGATGAACACGCGCATCGCACTGCGGTACCTGTCGGGTGGCGACGCCTGGTTCGGGCCCGACTACGGCGGCGCCACCGTGCACACGCTGACGCGGCGCGGGTACGCGGCCGCCTGCCCCAACGTGGGTCGCCTCCTCCGCAACCTCGTCTTCACCGTCGACGAGGAGAACGCGTGGATGGACGCCATCCTGACGCAGCGTCGTTCGCCGGCCGAGGCCGCCCGCTCGTGGATCGCCTCCCACCCGGCGCGTCGCGAGGCGTGGCTGACGGGCGTGACGGCCCGCGTGCCGGTGTCCCCGCCCGGAGCCACCGGTGCCTTCGAGGGCGATCGCCGCGGATCGTTCGAGCGGCTGATCACCGCCCACAAGCTGCCTCTCGGCCGGGCGGCGACCACCCTGGTCGACGTCGCGCGAGGCCACGCGCGCGGCGGCTTCGACCTCGTGTCGCGCATCGTGGCGGCCGTGGTCGGCGGCGCGCACGCCGCGCTGACCCGCACGCCGGCCCCGCTCCTGATGGCGCTCCTGGTCGCCGCGGCGTGGTGGCGGCGACGCTCCCTCGCGCTTGCGGTCTTCGTGCTCGCGGCGCTGCTGCTGATCATGAATCTCGGGTACTGGGCCGCGACGCTGGAGACGCTCGCCCTCGTGCTCGTGGCGGCCGGTGTGAGCACCGCCATCGGCGTGCCCGTCGGCGTCCTGGCGGCTCGCGTGCCGGCGGTCGACGCGGCGCTGCGACCGGTGCTCGACCTGATGCAGACGCTGCCGACCTTCGTCTACCTCACGCCGACGCTCGTGCTCTTCGGCCTCGGTGTGGTGCCAGGCCTGCTGTCGACGGTGGTCTTCGCGCTGCCCGCGCCGATTCGCCTCACGCAGCTCGGCATCGCCTCGGTGCCGCGGCCGCTCGTCGAGGCCGGACAGGCCTTCGGCGCGACGCCATGGCAGCTGCTCACCAAGATCGAGTTGCCGAGCGCGGCGTCGGCCATCCTCACCGGCATCAGCCAGTGCATCATGCTCAGCCTCTCCATGGTCGTGATCGCCGCGCTGGTCGGGGCGGGCGGGCTCGGCGTCCCGGTGGTCCGCGCCCTGAACACGGTGCAGGTGGGGATGGGCATCGAGGCCGGCGTGGCGATCGTACTGGTCGCCATCATCCTCGATCGGCTCGCCCGCCCCAGCGATCGGAACGACCGCCGGTGA
- a CDS encoding glycoside hydrolase family 10 protein, whose protein sequence is MAHYHRISVRGRSTLSGLLNDRLPRWLTGLLAVTLAVCAVSAPSYAQDAVPRWRAAFVDTFNSRVGSPEDVSLVVSRAAAMHANVLYVQVRRRGDAFYLDSGEPAPENVAIDPGFDPLGDIIAKARTAGIEVHALVTLGPVWHLSTAPSDPRHVFIRHGFNGGRLVEGAENWLTRTLQPDGNGTSMEGYRFGNDYWLDFGHPAAATYVVDLVTALVQRYPVDGLRIDALHYPEAPSGSASIGYNAVSVARFRARTGQTGLPGQDDAAWSDWRREQISALTRRVALAALAVRPSLVVSVSANASGAPPQGDSRGTVAYGRVFQDWFRWAADGSVDVIVPQVYRQEHVTSGADEFTGWLTWLATAQPARPFVIGLGAYQNSLEGTMRQARGALDAAGPSGGITFFSLAANNAPVVNNPLSQPVGRDTPQRPVEDFASALRTGRTTSGQVVDPGQPPLFLVPVPRPATPWKDTVGHVLGTLEDGTGAPVDGAQVRLDAAGRTSGPSDVVSDGSGVFAAPAVAPGAYRLQVVTASGSAFTSDCTIEVGARNVTRITLAVDAARPGVAICR, encoded by the coding sequence ATGGCTCATTACCATCGCATCAGCGTGCGTGGCCGTTCAACCCTGTCCGGGCTCTTGAACGACCGCCTGCCCCGGTGGTTGACCGGCCTCCTGGCCGTCACGCTGGCGGTATGTGCGGTCAGTGCGCCTTCCTACGCCCAGGACGCGGTCCCCCGCTGGCGGGCGGCCTTCGTCGACACCTTCAACAGCCGGGTCGGATCGCCTGAGGACGTCTCGCTGGTGGTCTCGCGCGCCGCCGCCATGCACGCCAACGTGCTGTACGTGCAGGTGCGACGGCGTGGCGACGCGTTCTACCTCGATTCGGGCGAGCCGGCCCCCGAGAACGTCGCCATCGATCCCGGTTTCGACCCGCTCGGGGACATCATCGCGAAGGCCCGTACGGCCGGCATCGAGGTGCATGCGCTGGTCACCCTCGGCCCGGTCTGGCACCTCTCGACCGCACCGTCCGACCCGCGCCACGTCTTCATCCGCCACGGTTTCAACGGCGGCCGCCTGGTCGAGGGCGCCGAGAACTGGCTGACCCGCACGCTGCAGCCCGACGGCAATGGCACCTCCATGGAGGGCTACCGGTTCGGCAACGACTACTGGCTCGACTTCGGCCACCCGGCCGCGGCGACCTACGTCGTCGACCTGGTGACGGCACTGGTGCAGCGCTACCCGGTCGACGGGTTGCGCATCGACGCCCTGCACTACCCCGAAGCTCCGTCGGGCAGCGCCAGCATCGGCTACAACGCCGTGTCGGTGGCACGCTTCCGGGCCCGCACCGGCCAGACGGGGCTGCCGGGCCAGGACGACGCCGCCTGGAGCGACTGGCGTCGCGAGCAGATTTCGGCCCTTACCCGTCGCGTGGCGCTCGCCGCGCTCGCCGTGCGCCCCTCGCTCGTGGTGAGTGTGTCGGCCAACGCCAGCGGCGCGCCCCCGCAAGGTGATTCGCGCGGCACCGTCGCGTACGGGCGCGTGTTCCAGGACTGGTTCCGATGGGCGGCCGACGGCTCGGTCGACGTCATCGTGCCGCAGGTCTACCGGCAGGAACACGTGACGTCCGGTGCTGACGAGTTCACCGGCTGGCTCACGTGGCTCGCCACGGCGCAGCCGGCGCGTCCCTTCGTGATCGGGCTCGGCGCCTACCAGAACTCCCTCGAGGGGACGATGCGGCAGGCCCGCGGCGCCCTCGATGCCGCAGGCCCGAGCGGCGGCATCACGTTCTTCTCCCTCGCAGCCAACAACGCCCCCGTCGTCAACAACCCGCTGTCGCAGCCGGTCGGTCGCGACACGCCGCAGCGGCCGGTCGAGGACTTCGCCTCCGCCCTGCGCACGGGACGCACCACCAGCGGTCAGGTGGTCGATCCCGGACAGCCGCCCCTGTTCCTCGTGCCCGTCCCGCGCCCGGCGACCCCCTGGAAGGACACCGTGGGCCACGTCCTCGGGACGCTCGAGGACGGCACGGGCGCCCCAGTGGACGGCGCGCAGGTTCGCCTCGATGCCGCGGGACGGACATCGGGCCCCTCCGACGTGGTGAGCGATGGTTCCGGTGTCTTCGCGGCGCCCGCGGTGGCCCCCGGCGCCTACCGGCTTCAGGTCGTGACCGCCAGCGGCAGCGCCTTCACGAGCGACTGCACCATCGAGGTCGGGGCGCGGAACGTGACGCGCATCACGCTGGCCGTCGACGCGGCGCGCCCCGGTGTCGCAATCTGTCGCTGA
- a CDS encoding MBOAT family protein, giving the protein MNFVSWAFAALLLIVWLARVTVGRRKVERPYVWVLLVASLVFYGWHIPAYLWVLLLSAAIDYQAAMALERPGRSERARKAILAVSLGTNLGLLAFFKYFGFALDNLQWASERVGLPFDRPTWSVVLPMGISFYTFQSMSYTIDVYRRELRALASFRDFLLFIAFFPQLVAGPIVRASEFLPQMPRVRRLHWPVVASGLALIVEGYFLKMVCADNLAGYVDKYWAQGYRVDGNSVVMVWLALLFSGQIFCDFAGYSQIARGCAYLLGYRLPVNFRSPYIAGSFKNFWERWHITLSRWLRDYLYVPLGGNRVSPRRTYVNLLVVMLLGGLWHGAAWTYVVWGGLHGSALAIERWLGLHRGLEQRAWWLRAGWGVVVQVVVLVAWVFFRSESFPGALQFLRNVARLEPATLNMEMWTGLAFLLPIVVAHAWTWLVEHGWVAPLTPMRRAALTGALLYGILTAYGSSNAFIYFQF; this is encoded by the coding sequence GTGAATTTCGTCTCCTGGGCCTTCGCGGCGCTTCTGCTGATCGTCTGGCTCGCTCGCGTCACCGTGGGCAGGCGCAAGGTCGAGCGCCCCTACGTCTGGGTCCTGCTGGTAGCCAGCCTCGTGTTCTATGGCTGGCACATTCCCGCCTACCTGTGGGTCCTGCTGCTGTCGGCCGCCATCGACTACCAGGCCGCCATGGCCCTGGAGCGGCCCGGCAGGTCGGAGCGTGCTCGCAAGGCCATCCTCGCCGTGTCCCTGGGCACGAATCTGGGCCTGCTGGCCTTCTTCAAGTATTTCGGGTTCGCGCTCGACAACCTGCAGTGGGCGTCGGAGCGGGTCGGCCTGCCCTTCGATCGGCCGACCTGGTCGGTGGTCCTCCCGATGGGCATCAGCTTCTACACGTTCCAGTCGATGAGCTACACGATCGACGTCTACCGACGGGAGCTGCGGGCGCTGGCGAGCTTCCGCGACTTCCTCCTGTTCATCGCCTTCTTTCCGCAGCTGGTCGCGGGGCCGATCGTCCGCGCCTCGGAGTTCCTGCCACAGATGCCGCGGGTGCGGCGCCTCCACTGGCCGGTGGTCGCTTCGGGACTGGCGCTCATCGTCGAGGGCTACTTCCTCAAGATGGTGTGCGCCGACAACCTGGCCGGCTACGTGGACAAGTACTGGGCCCAGGGCTACCGGGTGGATGGCAACAGCGTCGTGATGGTCTGGCTGGCCCTGCTGTTCAGCGGCCAGATCTTCTGTGACTTCGCCGGGTACTCGCAGATCGCCCGTGGCTGTGCCTACCTGCTCGGATACCGGTTGCCGGTCAACTTCCGCAGTCCGTACATCGCCGGGTCCTTCAAGAACTTCTGGGAGCGCTGGCACATCACGCTGTCGCGCTGGCTGCGCGACTACCTGTACGTCCCGCTGGGCGGCAACCGGGTGTCGCCGCGCCGTACGTACGTCAACCTGCTGGTGGTGATGCTGCTCGGCGGGCTGTGGCACGGGGCGGCCTGGACCTACGTGGTGTGGGGCGGGCTGCACGGGTCGGCGCTGGCCATCGAGCGCTGGCTCGGCCTGCATCGCGGCCTCGAACAGCGGGCGTGGTGGCTGCGCGCCGGCTGGGGCGTGGTCGTGCAGGTCGTGGTGTTGGTGGCCTGGGTGTTCTTCCGCAGCGAGTCGTTCCCGGGAGCCCTGCAGTTCCTGCGCAACGTGGCACGCCTGGAGCCGGCGACGCTGAACATGGAGATGTGGACCGGGCTGGCGTTCCTGCTGCCGATTGTCGTCGCGCACGCCTGGACCTGGCTGGTCGAGCACGGGTGGGTGGCGCCCCTCACGCCCATGCGACGCGCGGCGCTGACCGGCGCGTTGCTCTACGGCATCCTGACCGCCTACGGCAGCTCGAACGCCTTCATCTACTTCCAGTTCTGA
- a CDS encoding P1 family peptidase, which translates to MRTPGRVLVAAVLATTTLLAAPGQDATPPMNGTLTDVEGLLVGHAVRSERPTGCTVIVARDGATGGVDVRGAAPGTRETDLLDPLNTVEQVHAVVLAGGSAFGLDVASGVMAWLEGQGIGFPVGGLRVPIVPAAILFDLGVGDGRIRPDASCGRSAAASASSAPVAQGNVGAGAGATVGKMYGLARAMKGGVGSASIRLPDGTVVAALVAVNARGDVIDPDSGAVVAGVRTEDGRGLADARALLRRGLPAPGAAAENTTIGVVATNASLTKTQANLMARMAHDGFARAIAPVHTPMDGDTIFALATGRRVGQADVGLIGALAADVMARAIVNAVRHAEPLPGLPSARSLGAR; encoded by the coding sequence ATGCGCACCCCAGGCCGGGTTCTCGTCGCGGCCGTGTTGGCGACGACGACCCTGCTCGCCGCCCCCGGGCAGGACGCCACGCCCCCGATGAACGGCACGCTCACCGACGTCGAAGGTCTGCTCGTCGGTCACGCGGTGCGCAGCGAACGTCCCACCGGATGCACCGTCATCGTCGCGCGAGATGGCGCCACTGGCGGCGTGGATGTCCGGGGGGCTGCCCCCGGCACCCGCGAGACCGATCTGCTCGATCCCCTGAACACCGTGGAACAGGTGCACGCGGTCGTGCTGGCTGGTGGCAGCGCGTTCGGCCTCGACGTGGCCAGTGGCGTGATGGCGTGGCTCGAGGGCCAGGGCATCGGGTTCCCGGTGGGCGGCCTGCGCGTTCCCATCGTGCCTGCCGCCATCCTCTTCGACCTCGGCGTGGGCGATGGCCGGATTCGACCGGACGCCTCCTGCGGTCGCTCGGCCGCGGCATCGGCTTCGAGCGCGCCGGTGGCGCAGGGCAACGTCGGCGCCGGCGCGGGCGCCACGGTGGGGAAGATGTACGGCCTGGCGCGCGCCATGAAGGGCGGCGTCGGGAGTGCCTCCATCCGCTTGCCCGATGGCACGGTCGTGGCGGCGCTGGTGGCCGTCAACGCGCGCGGCGACGTGATCGATCCGGACTCGGGCGCCGTGGTGGCCGGCGTGCGGACCGAGGACGGCCGCGGCCTGGCCGACGCGCGCGCCCTCCTGCGACGAGGGCTTCCGGCGCCGGGCGCGGCCGCCGAGAACACGACGATCGGCGTCGTCGCGACCAACGCGTCGCTGACCAAGACGCAGGCCAACCTCATGGCGCGCATGGCGCACGATGGCTTCGCTCGCGCGATTGCGCCCGTGCACACCCCGATGGACGGCGACACCATCTTCGCGCTCGCGACGGGACGCCGCGTCGGCCAGGCCGACGTCGGGCTGATCGGCGCGCTCGCCGCCGACGTCATGGCCCGGGCCATCGTCAATGCCGTACGCCACGCCGAGCCGCTGCCGGGCCTGCCGTCGGCGCGCAGCCTGGGCGCGCGGTAG
- a CDS encoding sodium:solute symporter family protein, with amino-acid sequence MLIASLLAYAAGLILLGWWSSRHATASDFFVAGRRLSPTLLAGTLIAANIGAGSTVGAAGLGYRDGIAAWWWVGSAGVGSVALALWVGPRIWRAAVAGDHRTLGDYLHARFGAEVRGLMAALLWVGSLAILAAQLIALAGLLETVAGVPRAWGCVIGGLVSTLYFATGGLLSSATVNAVQVVVLVVGLTLAIPWTWPAAGLAASLPATVPSGYWHPLSDGPSGIVYLALLGPSFVVSPGLVQKVYGARDERAVRLGVMANAVVLLVFAAIPPLLGMLARVGHPDLANHELALPVMLRDDLPTWLGALALAALFSAEVSTADAVLFMLSTSLARDLYAGHLRPGASQADQLRVVRIASVVSGALGVGVAIWAGSIVTSLKLFYSVLSAGLFVPVMAGLFVRRAGRADALTSMLAGIITTAVLHVATGGVGVAGLAPVVWGLVASCAALGVSLLLAAPARPAEG; translated from the coding sequence ATGCTGATCGCATCGCTGCTCGCGTACGCCGCAGGCCTCATCCTCCTCGGGTGGTGGTCGTCGCGGCATGCGACGGCGTCCGACTTCTTCGTCGCCGGTCGTCGGCTCTCGCCGACCCTCCTCGCGGGGACGCTCATCGCCGCCAACATCGGGGCGGGCTCGACGGTCGGGGCGGCCGGGCTGGGGTATCGCGACGGGATCGCCGCCTGGTGGTGGGTCGGCTCGGCGGGCGTGGGCTCGGTCGCGCTCGCGCTCTGGGTGGGACCGCGCATCTGGCGGGCAGCGGTTGCCGGCGACCATCGCACCCTGGGCGATTACCTCCACGCGCGTTTTGGCGCGGAGGTCCGCGGCCTGATGGCGGCGTTGCTGTGGGTCGGCTCCCTGGCGATCCTCGCGGCGCAGTTGATCGCGCTGGCCGGCCTGCTCGAGACGGTTGCCGGCGTGCCGCGCGCGTGGGGGTGCGTGATCGGCGGCCTCGTGAGCACGCTGTACTTCGCGACGGGCGGGCTGCTGTCCTCGGCGACCGTGAACGCGGTGCAGGTGGTGGTGCTGGTGGTCGGCTTGACGCTGGCCATTCCGTGGACGTGGCCTGCCGCGGGGCTCGCGGCGTCCCTGCCAGCCACGGTCCCGTCTGGCTATTGGCACCCGCTGTCGGATGGACCGAGCGGCATCGTGTATCTCGCGCTCCTCGGCCCGTCGTTCGTCGTGTCGCCGGGTCTCGTCCAGAAGGTCTACGGCGCCCGCGACGAGCGGGCCGTGCGGCTGGGCGTCATGGCCAACGCGGTCGTCCTGCTGGTGTTTGCCGCCATCCCGCCGCTGCTCGGCATGCTCGCCCGGGTCGGTCACCCCGACCTGGCCAACCACGAACTCGCGTTGCCGGTGATGCTGCGCGACGACCTGCCGACGTGGCTCGGGGCGCTCGCGCTCGCGGCGCTGTTCTCGGCCGAGGTGAGCACGGCCGACGCGGTGCTGTTCATGCTCTCGACGTCGTTGGCGCGCGACCTGTACGCCGGCCATCTCCGGCCCGGGGCCAGCCAGGCCGATCAACTGCGCGTGGTGCGCATCGCCTCGGTGGTGAGCGGCGCACTCGGCGTCGGCGTCGCCATCTGGGCCGGCAGCATCGTCACCTCGCTGAAACTGTTCTACAGCGTGCTCAGCGCCGGCCTGTTCGTGCCGGTGATGGCCGGCCTGTTCGTCCGCCGCGCCGGCCGCGCCGATGCGCTGACGTCGATGCTAGCAGGGATCATCACGACCGCGGTGCTGCACGTGGCGACGGGCGGCGTCGGCGTCGCCGGCCTGGCGCCAGTGGTGTGGGGGCTGGTCGCCTCCTGCGCGGCGCTGGGCGTCTCGTTGCTGCTGGCCGCGCCGGCCCGGCCAGCGGAAGGCTAG